One window from the genome of Luteithermobacter gelatinilyticus encodes:
- a CDS encoding pyruvate dehydrogenase complex E1 component subunit beta: protein MTVEILLPAMSPTMESGTIAKWNVKEGDRVSAGDVLAEIETDKATMELETDEEGIVGKILVDEGSEDIKVGTLIAVLLEDGEDRSALEEINGTSSSMPESSMPESSMPESSTQKEQQAAGSSGKEAKEKNAEASVLTAPAPPVPEEEELPEGTTFTTMTVREALRDAMAEEMRADERVFVMGEEVAEYQGAYKVTQGLLDEFGARRVIDTPITEHGFAGLGVGAAMAGLRPIVEFMTFNFAMQAIDQIVNSAGKTNYMSGGQIRCPIVFRGPNGAAARVAAQHSQNYAAWYAHVPGLIVVSPYSAADAKGLLKSAIRNPNPVIFLENEILYGQSFEVPDVEDYTVPIGKAKVARKGDDVTLISYSIGMKVALEAADRLAEDGISAEVVDLRTIRPMDIDTVIKSVKKTNRAVCVDEGWATCGVTAELSARLMEEAFDYLDAPVMRCTDADVPMPYAANLEKLALVSVDSVVKAAKAVCYRD, encoded by the coding sequence ATGACCGTAGAGATTTTACTCCCCGCCATGTCGCCCACAATGGAATCCGGCACCATTGCCAAATGGAACGTTAAGGAAGGAGACAGGGTCTCCGCCGGTGATGTGCTGGCGGAAATCGAAACCGACAAGGCCACCATGGAACTGGAAACCGATGAAGAAGGGATCGTCGGGAAAATTCTGGTTGATGAAGGCAGTGAAGACATCAAGGTCGGCACCCTGATTGCCGTGCTTTTGGAAGACGGGGAAGATCGGTCCGCCCTGGAAGAAATCAATGGGACCTCTTCTTCAATGCCAGAAAGTTCAATGCCAGAAAGTTCAATGCCGGAGAGCTCAACGCAAAAAGAGCAACAGGCGGCAGGCTCTTCCGGGAAAGAGGCAAAAGAAAAGAACGCTGAGGCATCTGTATTGACGGCGCCAGCTCCGCCAGTCCCTGAAGAAGAGGAATTGCCCGAAGGCACCACCTTTACCACCATGACGGTGCGCGAAGCGCTTCGGGACGCCATGGCCGAGGAAATGCGCGCCGATGAGCGGGTTTTTGTGATGGGGGAAGAGGTCGCCGAATATCAGGGGGCCTATAAGGTGACTCAAGGGTTGCTGGATGAATTCGGGGCCCGGCGGGTGATTGATACGCCGATCACCGAACATGGTTTTGCCGGTCTTGGCGTGGGCGCGGCAATGGCGGGGCTCAGGCCAATTGTGGAATTCATGACGTTCAATTTTGCCATGCAGGCCATTGACCAGATTGTCAATTCCGCGGGCAAGACAAACTATATGTCCGGAGGGCAAATACGCTGTCCCATTGTATTTCGTGGTCCCAACGGTGCGGCGGCACGCGTCGCGGCCCAGCATTCGCAAAACTATGCCGCCTGGTATGCACATGTTCCAGGGCTGATCGTGGTCTCTCCCTATAGCGCGGCGGATGCCAAGGGCTTGCTGAAATCCGCGATCCGCAATCCCAATCCGGTAATTTTTCTGGAAAATGAAATTCTATATGGTCAGAGTTTCGAGGTGCCGGATGTGGAGGACTATACGGTGCCCATCGGTAAGGCAAAAGTGGCGCGGAAAGGTGATGATGTCACCCTGATCAGCTACAGCATCGGCATGAAAGTGGCGTTGGAGGCCGCAGACCGCCTGGCAGAAGACGGCATTAGTGCTGAAGTCGTGGACCTCAGAACTATCCGCCCGATGGATATCGACACGGTCATCAAATCGGTGAAAAAAACCAACCGGGCTGTGTGTGTGGATGAAGGCTGGGCCACCTGCGGGGTGACGGCGGAACTTTCTGCCCGTCTTATGGAAGAGGCTTTTGACTATCTGGACGCACCAGTGATGCGCTGCACCGATGCGGATGTGCCCATGCCCTATGCCGCCAATCTGGAAAAGCTGGCGCTGGTTTCCGTGGACAGCGTGGTCAAGGCCGCCAAGGCTGTCTGTTACAGGGATTAA
- the pdhA gene encoding pyruvate dehydrogenase (acetyl-transferring) E1 component subunit alpha: MAKRTTSSTSSRKPAARRKTVKPKEYKASPEELKNYYRDMLLMRRFEEKAGQMYGMGLIGGFCHLYIGQEAVVTGMQAALKEGDTVITSYRDHAHMLACGIDPKVILAELTGRRDGISKGKGGSMHMFSVEHGFYGGHGIVGAQVPIGAGLAFAHKYRDTDHVSVVYFGDGAVNQGQVYETFNMAELWHLPVVFVIENNQYAMGTSVKRSSSQVELYRRGESFNIPGEAVDGMNVLAVKEAADRAVAWARSGKGPILLEMKTYRYRGHSMSDPAKYRSKEEVQKMRAEHDPIDQVKQRLLDGKHMTEEELKEVDKEIKAIVAEAATFAQESPEPDPSELYTDVLVAE; this comes from the coding sequence GTAAGCCGGCCGCCCGCCGAAAGACGGTGAAACCCAAAGAATATAAGGCCAGCCCAGAAGAACTGAAAAATTATTATCGAGACATGCTTCTGATGCGCCGGTTCGAGGAAAAGGCCGGCCAAATGTACGGCATGGGCCTGATTGGCGGCTTCTGCCATCTTTATATTGGGCAGGAAGCGGTTGTGACCGGCATGCAGGCTGCGCTGAAAGAAGGCGATACGGTGATCACCAGTTATCGCGATCATGCGCATATGTTGGCCTGCGGTATTGATCCCAAGGTGATCCTGGCGGAACTGACCGGGCGTCGGGACGGTATTTCCAAGGGGAAAGGCGGTTCCATGCATATGTTCAGTGTGGAACACGGGTTTTACGGGGGACACGGCATTGTCGGGGCCCAGGTTCCGATTGGGGCAGGCCTTGCCTTTGCCCATAAATACCGCGACACGGACCATGTGTCGGTCGTGTATTTTGGTGACGGCGCTGTCAATCAGGGGCAGGTTTATGAAACCTTCAATATGGCTGAACTCTGGCATTTGCCGGTAGTTTTTGTGATCGAAAACAACCAGTATGCCATGGGCACTTCGGTCAAGCGCTCTTCATCACAGGTGGAGTTGTATCGCCGGGGAGAAAGCTTCAACATCCCGGGCGAAGCGGTAGACGGCATGAATGTACTGGCTGTGAAAGAAGCCGCAGACCGGGCCGTGGCATGGGCCCGCAGTGGCAAGGGGCCTATTCTCCTGGAAATGAAGACTTATCGGTATCGGGGACATTCCATGTCTGATCCGGCCAAATACCGTTCCAAAGAGGAAGTACAGAAAATGCGTGCCGAACATGATCCGATTGATCAGGTCAAACAGCGTCTGCTGGATGGCAAGCACATGACAGAGGAGGAGCTGAAAGAGGTGGACAAGGAAATCAAGGCGATTGTCGCTGAAGCCGCCACCTTTGCTCAGGAAAGTCCCGAGCCGGATCCTTCCGAGCTTTACACGGACGTTTTGGTTGCTGAATAA